The nucleotide window tttatagtattttagtTGTTTGAGCAAATATGAACAAACTTTTTGACCAAAAAGGTGACGAGAAGATTGCTTTAGGTCTCTTTTGCATTGTCTCATTGTCATTGGATCcatagattttaaattttggaacTCAAATTCTACTTTTGAATGCTTTGGAatttggaattcaaaattttttctagaaaagaTTAAACTTTAGTCTAACATCCAAAATCATTTCTACTTCTTTTTGTCGAAAGAGCATACGTATTCTCAACTCAATGGATGAAGGTCACTTTGTCAAACTTATACAGAACATTTGTTTTACGAAAAAGTGAACTGACACTTAAAGTTCTTGAATTGTgttatttttacagttatttacatatgtacactttaCAAAGTTGTTAGTgtttctctttttctttttttcctatAAGATGAAcattttgtttcttaaaaagTTTATAGGCCTGTCTATCTCTTTAAGACATAAGAATTTGGATTATTTTAAAACGAAACTAACTAACTTATAGTAACCAAGAGATATTTTACAAAACCGTTAATAGATAGTCACAACCCAACTGACTTATTTATATCAATTTGTTTGACATATAATCACAATAACTCCAAAGCTCTTCGAGCCacgcacaaaaacaataaaatatttctccTTAACTATTCGCCAACCTTTATCCAATTCTGCTTCGATTTTCTTTTCACTCATATTGTCACTTTTCGAAATTGAAACACAATTCACTGAATAACTGTAgtatatttccttttttatgCGATGAAACACTTCTCACTACACTTTCAGGATCACCAACGCTCCTCATTAGGCGAAAGCTGTCGAGCAACTTCCCATAAATTTTAACGCGtccattgtatttatttatttggtctAACTACTGTAGACGCACTTCAACCGCTTAAGTGCGTCGATACGTGCTGTAGCTCGTCGACGGATAAGATGAGATATCGCTttgacaattaaatatttttgtggtactttatattttattttttggtatgaATTCTAATATACagaagtatatttgtatataaatgataaCGCGATTATCGATGGAAATACACGTACATTAAGGTGGCTagtatttaattacaatatttaaaaataaataataaaaatttacttatgCTATTATTAAACTTATTGATATTGAATATAAATTGGTTTAACCTATAAAGTTTCAAAAACCTGTAcagcttaaaataatataatgactataacaaataatttggaATGCATCTCTGATTTGGCATGACTTTTGACTTGTAGCATAAACCTATGCGCgcaaaatgcaattattttatttcttcgtaGTCTGCGAAGAGTCTTCACAATCTGTTAAACCGCACACTCGCTTCCTTCAATTTCTCGCTGGACATCACATGAGTCAGCAAACTTTTTAAACGTTTCACACCTCACAGATTTTGGTGACGCTCCAATACTGCTTCTTAACAGATAGTCAGGTGCATTCCAGGGCTGCGCCTCAGCTGTGCCGTAAATTATGTATATCAGATTGCACAGAAAGAAAACAGATGCGGCGATTATAAAAACGACTTACCACTCCGAGCGATTGTGctggaaaaaaaaaacaattttttttatatatacgagggctgatatatatatttctggcctagtcaacagtgttgccaggtgcaatctgacatttccattggaaagtttgagattttttagcataacatcactcagaacgttttgtcttTTAATCgtcaattgttttatttacagggaattaaaaaaatcatctcggccaaaaaatggaatgaactcgtgaacattttcgtgcgatcatttttcacaactttcgacgtggattatcgcgacaagagtgcatcgatgaactaaaatctttgtatggctatgaagcaccatcctatagcactgtaaaaaactggtacaacgaattcaatcgtggccgacgctcgctcaaagacgaattccgtgaaggtcgtccaaaaacagccgttgtgccagaaaacatcgatgccgtacgtgaactgataatgcaagaccgtcatgtaacataccttcagatagaggcattcctatgcatttctcccaccagccgtaaaaaaggtttgttcccgttggatcccgcacaatttgacaatcgctcaaaaaaagactaaaaaaaagtgcttcgaaaattggtttgagcgcaggCAAAAGTGtctaaatcttgatggagaatattttgaaaaacaataaaaccattttcgttgataaatattcctattttcattattaggccagaaatatatatagcagccctcgtatatattttttttctgatccCCAAGCAAATTTCGACTTACAGCATCGGTGACTATAATGTCGATTACTAAGGGCATCAACAAAGACTACATTAGCCAGCATATTCCCCATGCCCATCACAATGCCCCCATGATTCGGTGACACATCAATCGTACTGAGTACACAACCGATGACGACACCACCGTTGAATCCGACATTGAGAGTCGTTAAATCAACGGCACAAGATTTGTTGGTATCATCAAGAAATCCAATACCGATCATAAGAAATGCTGGCAACCACAATGCCATCGTATTGACGATTTTACGTACTGCTGTCAATTCGTGGCGACCAACATATTTCCGAAGAACATATTGATGTAAGTCATAATCCAACGCGCTATGTATGGTAGCGCCGAGAAGAACGCATTACTCTTAATATCCATATTCAAAACACCGTTCATGTACGAGGGAATTTGCGATTGTATGGTGCTGAAGCCCTACGTTTCGGAACAGTTTACTAAAAGTACTGTTAGAAATGAGAACCATAATGAAAAGGAAGAGCAGTATAGTTTGAACATGGCGTACTCCAAAGCGTAGTCctgaaatgtaaaaattatactTTGTTGGCGTGAATCATTAAGAACTGTAATGACATATTAGCCTAAAAGAGTGTATTCTATATTTTATCATAGTAGAGTTACAAACTTACGTTAAACCAAAATAACTTAGTCATGTTACCTATCTAACTGTAGAGAAAATTATACAGgcaatttcatattattactaatgaaataaatcaattatctatagttatacatataaaacatatttcttaGATATGTTACTGCCTATGTTAGTAAAACAGTGCGGCAAATTAAATACAGATTGCAATAGTCTCGATCTGTCAACGGTGGGTGTGTCCGTTGGGAATTGAATCGCCGTGAAGTGAGAGCAATTAAATGGGAAGTTCTAATCAGTATTTACtgtaatcaaaataaatgataatgataaTGTCAGCGAAAGTGTTCCCGCCTGACGCTTAACATATTTAGAATAAAATACTTCAAAagaataaaatacttaaatggGCAGCTTGGCTATTTTTCTTGGTTTTTGTTGTGGAATGGGTTTTTAAGGTTTGTAAAAAGGTTTCAAATGATATCTAAGAAAGTTCCGACGTATTATCAACTCAACAGATGAGGGTCTCGTGACAATTCACTTTTCGGAAAAGTGTTCGGACGCTAAAGTCCTTGACTTCTTTTGTTGTCCATATAAAGTAGAATAGCCGTAATTTCGAATACCAACTTCGTAATTGGGTtttgcaaaaccaaaaaaaaaaaaatatgcaaattgaatTAACTAACTATTACTACTAGCTAACTATTAACGATCCAGCATGGAACTGTTAGCTAATCGAGATCGAAGCAATTCCTTAACTATAGTAACACAGTTTAGTCTGTCAGGAGTCTTGCACAAACCATATGACgttacaaatgtataaaaaaagatTTAGCAAAACAaggttatatttcattttatcgcTTATAGAAAAATAAGATCTCCgctcaaatataatatatggaatATATCCTTACatcctataaaaaataaaaaaaaaaaaaatttaattactttttcctTGATATTATCCATATTTGAAGACGACTTATAGGCAGTGATATAGAAACGTAAGTGAATTAACATCTTGTATACTGTATATATCATATAGTACTACTACAACTAGTTGAAAATTCGTGATACGATCCCAAGAACAATCAATCAAATTTACTGCCTTATTCAAAGGCAGTCATGTCCTTATATTATATAAGGACAATAAGAAAAAATCTAAATAcacattatttaatttcatttattcttacaaaacaaatttaatataaatagttactttaacaataaaaatacttaacattataaaaatatattaagtataAACTTATAAAGCTTAATTATATAGTTTAGCAACATATAatgtaaacaatttaatattcaCAGCTAACGCTACTTGAAACTAGACTTAATTTAAGCCCGTCGAGTAATAGAATACCAgtcgtttaattaaattttttcgacaGCTTCGTTCTTCGATATCGAATCGTTAACATTCTGCACCGCCCATCCCTCGATGTCGTATTTGTCATCATTACCACCGAAAATTTCCTTAAAAGTGCTCTTCGGTGGCGCATTTTCTGGCTCTTCCACGTTATCCTTACGCAGAAAATCAGGAGCGTCCCATGGTTGAGTTTCAGCCGAAccgaaaattacgaaaatcaaGTTACCAATGAAGAAAATAGCCGCTGCAATGATGAATACTATTTGCCATTCAGAGCGATTGTGCTGGAAGAGAGAGTTAATGTAttagtaaataatgaaaatttttttcaggaCGTAACAAATCCCAACTCACCACATCTGAAACTATGACACCCACAACCAGTGGTGTAATCAATGCTATAATATTAGCTACCGGATTTATGATACCCATTACAACACCAGCATGATTTGGTGACAAGTCTATTGTGCTGAGAATACAACCTATGGTTGTACCCCCATTGAAGCCGACGTTCATTGTCATTAGAGCAATAGCCAAAGCTTTGTTGCTATCATCGAGGAATCCCACGCCGATCATCAGAAATGCTGGCAACCATAAAGCCATCGTATTGGCGATCTTACGTACCGCCGTCAAGGAGAGCCAATTCTTAGCAACAGCCATATTTCCGAAGAAGAGATATGTGTACGACATAATCCAACGCGCTATGTATGGTAGAGCCGAGAAGAATGCATTACTCTTAATATCCATATTCAAAACACCGTTCATGTACGAGGGAATTTGCGATTGTATGGTACTGAAGCCCCACATTTCGGAACAACGTACTAAAAGTAGTGACAAAAATGGCACAGATGTGAGCATCGCAAACCATGGTATTGGTATTTTCTTCTTATGGAAATCCTCTTCACGTTTCATCGAAGTTTCAATATACTCGCACTCGGCTTTCGTGATAAAACGCGAAGATGGTGGATCATTCGAACCAAAAATTATCCACAGTATGCACCAGACAAAACAAAGACCGGCCGAAACATATGAAATTCCCGGCCAACCGATCGAACTGCTGGCTATCAGACCACTAACAAGCATAGCCAAGACTGTGCCACAATCCACACCCGAATAGGTCAATGCACCGATCATATTGCGTTCTTGTGGTGGTGACCATTTGGCAATGTGTTGGTGTATAGCTGGAAATACAGCTGCCTGACAGAGACCCTGTACTATACGTATGGCGCAGAAAACTTGCCAGCCGCCCCACGGGACGAGAAATGGTGTGAGTAAACTGCAAAGCGCTGAGCCGAAGATACTGATACCGATCACAATCTTTGCGCCGAAACGTCGACTCAAATAGCCACCCGGAAATTGTGTAACCACATAGCCCCAATAGAAGCATGATATAATGTAGGATTTCTGTTTTTCCGTCCAGTCGAACtcctataaaataaaaataaaaataagtgtaatataaaaatttgaatgtcTTCTTAGTAATTTATACCTCAAAGTTTGGATTTGTACTCGCAGCATTTGTCATCGCCACGATCGCAACCGAGACATTCAAACGACTCATATAAGCAACAGTAATGGATAGGAAAAGCAGTAGAGTTTGAATATGTCGAACGGCAAAACGTGGACCTGTTTTGTCAAAATAATAGTTTGTGTTATTGAAACATTAGGAATAATCATgatgtatttctttaaaaaattcaatggtGAGCATGCCAGTTGTGGTGCATACTGCCGTGAACTGAAACAATTTTCCATTAACACACTTTTCTACTGATAAagatttcattcataaattaaTCTAATTAAAGAGGAAGTTGtaatcaatatttaatataatcaaaACAAATAGAAGCACTCAGCATTATGTACTTCAAGTTAGAAACCCTCTAATATTTTTGGTCTCTGTATAATACTTGTAGCGATTGATAATGATAATGCGAGTGAAAGTGTTTTTTGTTGGTActtcacatattttaaataaaacactacAAAATGTCAAGAGTTCTCTAAAATCTGTGTACTTTGTAGCGCCTTAGGTGCATATTTGCTGACGTTAATCGTATGCAAAAATAACAAGTTTAACTGAGACACAGGAAAAAAGAAGGGCACAGGAATTTAATTGTCACGTAAACACAAAAGCTGCAAAGCTATTCGTGCcacgcaaaacaaaaaaaaaatatttctcattaaGTATTCGCCAACCTTTATCCAATTCTGCTGCGATATTCTTTTCACTCATTTTGTCACTTTTCGAAACACTGAATAACTGTAGTATATTTTCTTTCTTATGCGATGAACACACTTCTCACAaacttttcacttcactttcaggATCACCAACGCTCCTCATTAAGCGAAAGCTGTCGGGCAACTTCGCCTAAATTTCAACGCGtctattgtatttatatatttggtcTAACTACTGTAAAGGCATTTCATGCGCTTAAGTGCGTCGATACGCGCTGTAGCCAGTCGACGGATAAGATGTTATATCGCTATGACAACTAGATATTTTTatagataatatatattatattttttggtgtgaattttaatatacagaagtatatttgtatgtaaatgataACGCGATTAACGGTGGTGGTGCACGTACATTAAGGTGGATACGTTTAAgtctaattattttaattgaagtcATAACGTGACACAGCCGAATGTTCAACTTGGTCTCAAATTACTCTGAAATTTCTGATTTAGAAGGCACTTGAAATTTGCTCCACAATTCCAACGTAAATCTTCAatttgttaaatagtaaaattaaataactatatttacagtgagttggcaactctaatatttgtattcatttataattataataatttaaataaaatattttacatactattattaatgtattagtatgaatatcaaaaaaaatcataaagctTAAAAGTAGTAAAAtgacaataataaatttagaatatacTCTAGTGTTtagtttaactttttgtttctaGTATAAACTTACACTAGcaaaatgaaattatgttcaATCACAGTATCTctctaatatttcatattctGCGAACAGTCTATAGAATCTGTTCTCTCCACCAAATATGACTCTCAGCCAGCCACACGGTTTTAGGCCAACCTTCAATTTCGCGCTGGGCATCATATGAGTCCgcaaacttttgaaatgtttttcacCGATCAGTATTTGTTGACGCTTCAATATTGTTTCTTAACAGATAGTGCATCCCAGGGCTGCGCCTCAGCTGTGCCGTAAATTGCCCAGAATGAAAATGGATGCATCGATTATGAATACGATTGTGctgaaaaaattgtgtttttttatatataattcaagTTTTTCTTATCCTCAAGTAAAGTTCAACTTACCGCATCGGTGACTATAAAGCCCACCACCAAGGGCGTCAACAAAGACGCTACATTGCCAACTACGGCACAGGTATTTTTCGCTCATGAAAGTCGTTCTCCCTTTTCATTGAGCTTTCGATGTACTCGCACTCCGCTTTCGTTATAAAACGCGATTTCAGCGattgaaatcggcacagcagCTTTTtagttcattacaaacatacatacaaatctttcctctttataattgaAGTATAGATATATAATGTGGATAGATCTGATGATATCATAAGAGCATATAATGTAAAATACAGGATAACGATACTCATCAAATATTATGGTAAATTCTTGgcaaatatatatcaatatcaaACTCTTGTTGTTTTCCATGTGTTCTAAACTACAATGAGAGCGCCTTCTTATAGCATATAGTTTGTAATGAAAtccaataattattatatatgtattatatatatattatatatttggttCTATTTGGTATCTGAACTATCAGTTTGTTTCAATCATTGCATGCGAGTATTCCTCCAGTGTTTTCTATTCAATCGTATTCTTTCACTTCACTTCCGTATTAAgcttatttttgttattcacAGTCTacactatatatatttgttcacTACAGAGAAATAACCTCATAAATTAGAGAGAAAGCTTATATTCAATAGAGACCCGATACCGAGCAATTTCGTCTATTTCTCGcctaaattgaatttaatgaatAGTCATACTCTCAACCCGTTCTGATAAATGAAGTTGGGATGGACGGGACATTCCGGACGGCTTCTAGTAAGCGTCTCAGAAAGTATCGGAATCAAGCGAGCAACAGACTGTCTAAGTGGGACAGTAGACCAACAGGTTCAGGGATCGGCCAGAAAAGTATCCTTGTTGACGCAGAAAGCGATCGAAAATCTTACGCAGAGGCTACTGAAGGGATGCTCCAACTTATTAATATAAcggcaaattaattgaaatttcaatttcctGGATGATATACCGACCTTTGTCCGCACTCACAACAATTTTCTCCGTACTCATTTATTAATGATATCGCAAGTACATACAACACTTTGAATTAGTTCACTTTCTAATTTTGCaggcataaatttaaaatatggctaccgataagttaatttgttgctgaaaacaaattaaaaaaaaattctcgaaaaagaaaatttttaataacggtTTTCTAGTCCAAAAGTCAATAGAAGCTAGACGCATTTGACTGCCTTCCTAATCATATGtagatacatgtatatatatgtaaacgaTATCTTAATAATAAAGCGCACAATCGAATCAActtcattattttcttttatttatctgTAGCGCGGATTTAGGCGTTATTGGTATGAAAGTGTTAGGGAGGTTTGAGTTTTAGGTGTTATCAGATATCAGTAaagcttttattttcaaaaaatcaaatgttATCATAAGTAACTACGCTGCACTGTTAACCAGGActgataaaatgtaatattttcaaatttaaatatattttaagaagttaattgcatatatgtaaaaatagctaaattttttcgaattacGAGTATCTAATGTAGAGACAGATATATACTTTATGTTGAATACCAGTTAGCGAATTTATTCGGCCACTCCTTCAATATTTGTTCCAAGAGATGAAGACATTAGACTGTCTTTTGGAAGCACATAGATGAAAATGTGTAATTTGTTTGCACTCCCTACCTAAAATATCTATTCACTATTTGAAGTGGACTGACTGTTTTGTCTAAGAGTTTCCGAAATAATTCGGAATTCTTTAGTCGAAATTGTTCCCTTTCTGTTTTAACAt belongs to Zeugodacus cucurbitae isolate PBARC_wt_2022May chromosome 6, idZeuCucr1.2, whole genome shotgun sequence and includes:
- the LOC128922619 gene encoding putative inorganic phosphate cotransporter is translated as MSEKNIAAELDKGPRFAVRHIQTLLLFLSITVAYMSRLNVSVAIVAMTNAASTNPNFEEFDWTEKQKSYIISCFYWGYVVTQFPGGYLSRRFGAKIVIGISIFGSALCSLLTPFLVPWGGWQVFCAIRIVQGLCQAAVFPAIHQHIAKWSPPQERNMIGALTYSGVDCGTVLAMLVSGLIASSSIGWPGISYVSAGLCFVWCILWIIFGSNDPPSSRFITKAECEYIETSMKREEDFHKKKIPIPWFAMLTSVPFLSLLLVRCSEMWGFSTIQSQIPSYMNGVLNMDIKSNAFFSALPYIARWIMSYTYLFFGNMAVAKNWLSLTAVRKIANTMALWLPAFLMIGVGFLDDSNKALAIALMTMNVGFNGGTTIGCILSTIDLSPNHAGVVMGIINPVANIIALITPLVVGVIVSDVHNRSEWQIVFIIAAAIFFIGNLIFVIFGSAETQPWDAPDFLRKDNVEEPENAPPKSTFKEIFGGNDDKYDIEGWAVQNVNDSISKNEAVEKI